The nucleotide window TTTCGTAGCCGTCGTCGCGCAGACGGCGGTGAACGTAAATACTGGACGCGTATACGGTCGGGCAACCCAAGGTGAAAAGGGCCACATCTCGCCCGGCCTCAAGATGAACCGCGATCGCCGCCGCTCCTTTCCGGTGCGCCGCGGCCAGAACGGCCCGGTCACGAGTCATGGGAAAATGCAGCGTAATAATTTCCTTCTTCTCCGGTTCCACCCCGTCTATACCTTGCAGCGCGTCCAACAGAATACTTTTTGCCGTCAGCTTTTCCGTATTTCCCTGCGGCACGGCCCAGACAGGACAACGTCTACTGTATTTCACCGCTTTCAACGTCAAAAGCTCCGGATCTCCCGGGCCGACGCCGATGCAAAAAAGCTTTCCCTTCATTCTCTTACCTCCTTCGGTGACAGGCCAGCAA belongs to Megasphaera vaginalis (ex Bordigoni et al. 2020) and includes:
- the cobI gene encoding precorrin-2 C(20)-methyltransferase, which produces MKGKLFCIGVGPGDPELLTLKAVKYSRRCPVWAVPQGNTEKLTAKSILLDALQGIDGVEPEKKEIITLHFPMTRDRAVLAAAHRKGAAAIAVHLEAGRDVALFTLGCPTVYASSIYVHRRLRDDGYETEIVPGVPSFCAAAAALQQPLCEKEEPLVIFPGGRADRQALLQMPGNTVIMKPAGQLAAIKAELTAAGKLAGASMVERCGLPGERRYPSLADAEENTYFSVILVHEEGRG